One genomic window of Cannabis sativa cultivar Pink pepper isolate KNU-18-1 chromosome 2, ASM2916894v1, whole genome shotgun sequence includes the following:
- the LOC115718529 gene encoding bifunctional bis(5'-adenosyl)-triphosphatase/adenylylsulfatase FHIT, with the protein MVKHWALQLLPSLSLAPHITGFVARSFTPLRRISTPKMAMDSYKFGPYKIDDKEVFFKSHLSYAMVNLRPVLPGHVLVCPRREVKRFVDLTADETTDLWITAQRVGGQLESYHKASSLTFTIQDGPQAGQTVPHVHIHIIPRKVGDFENNDDIYDAIDKNDKELKEKLDLDKERKDRSFEEMAQEAEEYRKLFL; encoded by the exons ATGGTAAAGCATTGGGCGTTGCAACTACTCCCCTCTTTGTCTTTGGCTCCGCATATCACTGGTTTCGTCGCTCGTTCATTTACACCGCTCCGACGTATCTCCACCCCCAAG ATGGCTATGGACAGCTACAAGTTTGGGCCATATAAGATAGACGACAAGGAAGTGTTCTTCAAGTCCCACCTATCCTATGCCATGGTCAACCTCCGTCCTGTTCTTCCTGGT CACGTGCTTGTCTGTCCGAGGCGTGAAGTGAAACGGTTTGTTGATCTCACTGCTGATGAGACTACAGATCTATGGATCACAGCACAAAGGGTTGGTGGCCAGCTTGAGAGCTACCATAAAGCATCATCTCTCACATTCACAATACAA GATGGACCCCAGGCAGGACAAACTGTACCTCATGTTCACATTCATATTATACCAAGGAAAGTTGGAGATTTTGAGAATAATGATGACATATACGATGCA ATTGACAAAAATGATAAGGAACTAAAAGAAAAGCTGGACCTGGATAAGGAAAGGAAGGACAGAAGCTTTGAGGAGATGGCTCAAGAAGCAGAAGAATATAGAAAGCTATTTTTGTAG